A stretch of Physeter macrocephalus isolate SW-GA chromosome 8, ASM283717v5, whole genome shotgun sequence DNA encodes these proteins:
- the RAD1 gene encoding cell cycle checkpoint protein RAD1 isoform X4, which produces MPLLTQQIPDENDYSLVASLDNVRNLSTILKAIHFREHATCFATKNGIKVTVENAKCVQANAFIQAGIFQEFRVQEESVTFRINLTILLDCLSIFGSSPMPGTLTALRMCYQGYGYPLMLFLEEGGVVTVCKINTQEPEETLDFDFCSTNVINKIILQSEGLREAFSELDMTSEVLQITMSPDKPYFRLSTFGNAGSSHLDYPKDSDLMESFQCNQTQVNRYKISLLKPSTKALVLSCKVSIRTDNRGFLSLQYMIRNEDGQICFVEYYCCPDEEVPES; this is translated from the exons ATGCCCCTCCTAACCCAGCAGATCCCAGATGAGAACGATTACAGCTTAGTGGCCAGCCTTGACAACGTCAGGAATCTCTCCACTATCTTGAAGGCCATTCATTTCCGAGAACATGCCACATGTTTCGCTACTAAAAATGGAATCAAGGTTACAGTGGAAAACGCCAAGTGTGTGCAAGCAAATGCTTTTATTCAG GCTGGAATATTTCAAGAGTTTAGAGTTCAAGAAGAGTCTGTTACTTTTCGAATTAATTTAACCATCCTTTTAGactgtttatctatttttggaTCAAGCCCTATGCCAG GGACTTTAACTGCACTTAGGATGTGTTACCAAGGTTATGGTTACCCTTTGATGCTATTTCTGGAAGAAGGAGGAGTGGTGACAGTCTGTAAAATCAATACTCAGGAGCCCGAGGAGACTCTGGATTTTGATTTCTGCAGCACCAATgtcattaataaaattattctgcAGTCAGAGGGACTCCGTGAAGCATTTTCCGAATTGGATATGACAAGTGAGGTCCTACAGATCACCATGTCTCCAGATAAACCTTATTTCAG GTTATCTACTTTTGGGAATGCAGGAAGCTCCCACCTTGACTatcccaaagattctgatttgaTGGAATCATTTCAATGTAATCAGACCCAGGTCAACAG atACAAGATTTCTTTACTGAAACCCTCTACAAAGGCATTAGTCCTATCTTGTAAGGTATCTATTCGAACAGATAACCGAGGATTCCTCTCATTACAGTATATGATTAGAAATGAAGATGGACAAATATGTTTTGTGGAATATTACTGCTGTCCTGATGAAGAAGTTCCTGAATCTTAG
- the RAD1 gene encoding cell cycle checkpoint protein RAD1 isoform X2, translating into MWSGCWHLEHPSGPNAPWTMPLLTQQIPDENDYSLVASLDNVRNLSTILKAIHFREHATCFATKNGIKVTVENAKCVQANAFIQAGIFQEFRVQEESVTFRINLTILLDCLSIFGSSPMPGTLTALRMCYQGYGYPLMLFLEEGGVVTVCKINTQEPEETLDFDFCSTNVINKIILQSEGLREAFSELDMTSEVLQITMSPDKPYFRLSTFGNAGSSHLDYPKDSDLMESFQCNQTQVNRYKISLLKPSTKALVLSCKVSIRTDNRGFLSLQYMIRNEDGQICFVEYYCCPDEEVPES; encoded by the exons ATGTG GAGCGGGTGTTGGCACCTGGAGCATCCCTCGGGGCCGAATGCGCCGTGGACCATGCCCCTCCTAACCCAGCAGATCCCAGATGAGAACGATTACAGCTTAGTGGCCAGCCTTGACAACGTCAGGAATCTCTCCACTATCTTGAAGGCCATTCATTTCCGAGAACATGCCACATGTTTCGCTACTAAAAATGGAATCAAGGTTACAGTGGAAAACGCCAAGTGTGTGCAAGCAAATGCTTTTATTCAG GCTGGAATATTTCAAGAGTTTAGAGTTCAAGAAGAGTCTGTTACTTTTCGAATTAATTTAACCATCCTTTTAGactgtttatctatttttggaTCAAGCCCTATGCCAG GGACTTTAACTGCACTTAGGATGTGTTACCAAGGTTATGGTTACCCTTTGATGCTATTTCTGGAAGAAGGAGGAGTGGTGACAGTCTGTAAAATCAATACTCAGGAGCCCGAGGAGACTCTGGATTTTGATTTCTGCAGCACCAATgtcattaataaaattattctgcAGTCAGAGGGACTCCGTGAAGCATTTTCCGAATTGGATATGACAAGTGAGGTCCTACAGATCACCATGTCTCCAGATAAACCTTATTTCAG GTTATCTACTTTTGGGAATGCAGGAAGCTCCCACCTTGACTatcccaaagattctgatttgaTGGAATCATTTCAATGTAATCAGACCCAGGTCAACAG atACAAGATTTCTTTACTGAAACCCTCTACAAAGGCATTAGTCCTATCTTGTAAGGTATCTATTCGAACAGATAACCGAGGATTCCTCTCATTACAGTATATGATTAGAAATGAAGATGGACAAATATGTTTTGTGGAATATTACTGCTGTCCTGATGAAGAAGTTCCTGAATCTTAG
- the RAD1 gene encoding cell cycle checkpoint protein RAD1 isoform X1 has protein sequence MVTVAELSGQSEKSGGSRSTSSPVFRELRPGPAQRSGCWHLEHPSGPNAPWTMPLLTQQIPDENDYSLVASLDNVRNLSTILKAIHFREHATCFATKNGIKVTVENAKCVQANAFIQAGIFQEFRVQEESVTFRINLTILLDCLSIFGSSPMPGTLTALRMCYQGYGYPLMLFLEEGGVVTVCKINTQEPEETLDFDFCSTNVINKIILQSEGLREAFSELDMTSEVLQITMSPDKPYFRLSTFGNAGSSHLDYPKDSDLMESFQCNQTQVNRYKISLLKPSTKALVLSCKVSIRTDNRGFLSLQYMIRNEDGQICFVEYYCCPDEEVPES, from the exons ATGGTGACGGTGGCCGAGCTGTCCGGCCAATCTGAAAAGAGTGGCGGGAGCCGCTCCACTTCTTCCCCAGTTTTCCGGGAGCTGCGTCCTGGCCCGGCGCAAAG GAGCGGGTGTTGGCACCTGGAGCATCCCTCGGGGCCGAATGCGCCGTGGACCATGCCCCTCCTAACCCAGCAGATCCCAGATGAGAACGATTACAGCTTAGTGGCCAGCCTTGACAACGTCAGGAATCTCTCCACTATCTTGAAGGCCATTCATTTCCGAGAACATGCCACATGTTTCGCTACTAAAAATGGAATCAAGGTTACAGTGGAAAACGCCAAGTGTGTGCAAGCAAATGCTTTTATTCAG GCTGGAATATTTCAAGAGTTTAGAGTTCAAGAAGAGTCTGTTACTTTTCGAATTAATTTAACCATCCTTTTAGactgtttatctatttttggaTCAAGCCCTATGCCAG GGACTTTAACTGCACTTAGGATGTGTTACCAAGGTTATGGTTACCCTTTGATGCTATTTCTGGAAGAAGGAGGAGTGGTGACAGTCTGTAAAATCAATACTCAGGAGCCCGAGGAGACTCTGGATTTTGATTTCTGCAGCACCAATgtcattaataaaattattctgcAGTCAGAGGGACTCCGTGAAGCATTTTCCGAATTGGATATGACAAGTGAGGTCCTACAGATCACCATGTCTCCAGATAAACCTTATTTCAG GTTATCTACTTTTGGGAATGCAGGAAGCTCCCACCTTGACTatcccaaagattctgatttgaTGGAATCATTTCAATGTAATCAGACCCAGGTCAACAG atACAAGATTTCTTTACTGAAACCCTCTACAAAGGCATTAGTCCTATCTTGTAAGGTATCTATTCGAACAGATAACCGAGGATTCCTCTCATTACAGTATATGATTAGAAATGAAGATGGACAAATATGTTTTGTGGAATATTACTGCTGTCCTGATGAAGAAGTTCCTGAATCTTAG
- the RAD1 gene encoding cell cycle checkpoint protein RAD1 isoform X3 — protein MVTVAELSGQSEKSGGSRSTSSPVFRELRPGPAQRSGCWHLEHPSGPNAPWTMPLLTQQIPDENDYSLVASLDNVRNLSTILKAIHFREHATCFATKNGIKVTVENAKCVQANAFIQAGIFQEFRVQEESVTFRINLTILLDCLSIFGSSPMPGTLTALRMCYQGYGYPLMLFLEEGGVVTVCKINTQEPEETLDFDFCSTNVINKIILQSEGLREAFSELDMTSEVLQITMSPDKPYFRLSTFGNAGSSHLDYPKDSDLMESFQCNQTQVNRSVLNIEVAIGDEDTRFLY, from the exons ATGGTGACGGTGGCCGAGCTGTCCGGCCAATCTGAAAAGAGTGGCGGGAGCCGCTCCACTTCTTCCCCAGTTTTCCGGGAGCTGCGTCCTGGCCCGGCGCAAAG GAGCGGGTGTTGGCACCTGGAGCATCCCTCGGGGCCGAATGCGCCGTGGACCATGCCCCTCCTAACCCAGCAGATCCCAGATGAGAACGATTACAGCTTAGTGGCCAGCCTTGACAACGTCAGGAATCTCTCCACTATCTTGAAGGCCATTCATTTCCGAGAACATGCCACATGTTTCGCTACTAAAAATGGAATCAAGGTTACAGTGGAAAACGCCAAGTGTGTGCAAGCAAATGCTTTTATTCAG GCTGGAATATTTCAAGAGTTTAGAGTTCAAGAAGAGTCTGTTACTTTTCGAATTAATTTAACCATCCTTTTAGactgtttatctatttttggaTCAAGCCCTATGCCAG GGACTTTAACTGCACTTAGGATGTGTTACCAAGGTTATGGTTACCCTTTGATGCTATTTCTGGAAGAAGGAGGAGTGGTGACAGTCTGTAAAATCAATACTCAGGAGCCCGAGGAGACTCTGGATTTTGATTTCTGCAGCACCAATgtcattaataaaattattctgcAGTCAGAGGGACTCCGTGAAGCATTTTCCGAATTGGATATGACAAGTGAGGTCCTACAGATCACCATGTCTCCAGATAAACCTTATTTCAG GTTATCTACTTTTGGGAATGCAGGAAGCTCCCACCTTGACTatcccaaagattctgatttgaTGGAATCATTTCAATGTAATCAGACCCAGGTCAACAGGTCAGTTCTTAATATAGAGGTTGCCATTGGTGATGAAG atACAAGATTTCTTTACTGA
- the BRIX1 gene encoding ribosome biogenesis protein BRX1 homolog isoform X2, whose translation MAVTKRKRRGGPAFQAKKLKRNEKDAKPPAKPSDVAEEAEEEERDRIPGPVCKGKWKNKERILIFSSRGINFRTRHLMQDLRMLMPHSKADTKMDRKDKLFVINEVCEMKNCNKCIYFEAKKKQDLYMWLSNSPHGPSAKFLVQNIHTLAELKMTGNCLKGSRPLLSFDPAFGELPHFALLKELLIQIFSTPRYHPKSQPFVDHVFTFTILDNRIWFRNFQIIEEDAALVEIGPRFVLNLIKIFQGSFGGPTLYENPHYQSPNMHRRVIRSITAAKYREKQQVRDVQKLRKKEPKTILPHDPTADVFVTPAEEKPIEIQWVKPEPKVDLKARKKRIYKRQRKMKQKMNSGHAK comes from the exons ATGGCGGTGACTAAGCGAAAACGGCGTGGAGGCCCGGCGTTTCAGGCGAAAAAgctaaaaagaaacgaaaaagaTGCTAAGCCGCCTGCCAAGCCGAGCGACGTAGCagaggaggcggaggaggaagagagagatcgTATCCCAGGCCCGGTTTGCAAG ggcAAGTGGAAAAATAAGGAACGGATTCTCATCTTTTCTTCTAGAGGAATAAATTTCAGAACAAGACATTTAATGCAAGACTTGAGAATGTTGATGCCTCATTCTAAAGCAGATACTAAAATGGATCGTAAAGATAAGTTATTTGTGATTAACGAGGTTTGTGAAATGAAAAACTGCaataaatgtatctattttgAAGCTAAGAAAAAACAAGATCTCTATATGTGGCTTTCAAATTCACCTCACGGACCATCTGCTAAATTCCTTGTTCAAAAT A TTCATACCCTAGCTGAGCTAAAGATGACTGGAAACTGTTTGAAAGGTTCTCGGCCCCTCTTGTCTTTTGATCCT GCTTTTGGTGAATTACCACATTTTGCTTTGTTAAAAGAACTCTTAATTCAG ATCTTTAGTACACCACGATATCATCCCAAAAGTCAACCATTTGTGGACCATGTGTTTACGTTCACTATTTTGGATAATAGGATATGGTTTCGGAACTTTCAG aTCATAGAAGAAGATGCTGCTCTTGTAGAAATAGGACCCCGTTTTGTCTTAAATCTCATAAAGATTTTCCAGGGAAGTTTTGGAGGACCAACTTTGTATGAAAATCCTCACTACCAGTCACCAAACATG caTCGGCGTGTCATAAGATCCATCACAGCTGCAAAATACAGAGAGAAACAGCAAGTGAGAGATGTGCAGAAGCTGAGAAAGAAAGAACCAAAGACTATTCTTCCCCATGATCCCACTGCAGATGTTTTTGTTACACCAGCTGAGGAAAAGCCGATAGAAATACAGTGGGTAAAACCAGAGCCAAAAGTCGAtttgaaagcaagaaagaaaaggatttataaaaggcaaaggaaaatgaaacagaagatgAACAGTGGGCATGCAAAATGA
- the BRIX1 gene encoding ribosome biogenesis protein BRX1 homolog isoform X1, with translation MCDLIEVALKFFVYLPFFLFIDTKMDRKDKLFVINEVCEMKNCNKCIYFEAKKKQDLYMWLSNSPHGPSAKFLVQNIHTLAELKMTGNCLKGSRPLLSFDPAFGELPHFALLKELLIQIFSTPRYHPKSQPFVDHVFTFTILDNRIWFRNFQIIEEDAALVEIGPRFVLNLIKIFQGSFGGPTLYENPHYQSPNMHRRVIRSITAAKYREKQQVRDVQKLRKKEPKTILPHDPTADVFVTPAEEKPIEIQWVKPEPKVDLKARKKRIYKRQRKMKQKMNSGHAK, from the exons ATGTGTGATTTGATTGAAGTagctttgaaattttttgtttacttacctttttttctttttatagatacTAAAATGGATCGTAAAGATAAGTTATTTGTGATTAACGAG GTTTGTGAAATGAAAAACTGCaataaatgtatctattttgAAGCTAAGAAAAAACAAGATCTCTATATGTG gcTTTCAAATTCACCTCACGGACCATCTGCTAAATTCCTTGTTCAAAATA TTCATACCCTAGCTGAGCTAAAGATGACTGGAAACTGTTTGAAAGGTTCTCGGCCCCTCTTGTCTTTTGATCCT GCTTTTGGTGAATTACCACATTTTGCTTTGTTAAAAGAACTCTTAATTCAG ATCTTTAGTACACCACGATATCATCCCAAAAGTCAACCATTTGTGGACCATGTGTTTACGTTCACTATTTTGGATAATAGGATATGGTTTCGGAACTTTCAG aTCATAGAAGAAGATGCTGCTCTTGTAGAAATAGGACCCCGTTTTGTCTTAAATCTCATAAAGATTTTCCAGGGAAGTTTTGGAGGACCAACTTTGTATGAAAATCCTCACTACCAGTCACCAAACATG caTCGGCGTGTCATAAGATCCATCACAGCTGCAAAATACAGAGAGAAACAGCAAGTGAGAGATGTGCAGAAGCTGAGAAAGAAAGAACCAAAGACTATTCTTCCCCATGATCCCACTGCAGATGTTTTTGTTACACCAGCTGAGGAAAAGCCGATAGAAATACAGTGGGTAAAACCAGAGCCAAAAGTCGAtttgaaagcaagaaagaaaaggatttataaaaggcaaaggaaaatgaaacagaagatgAACAGTGGGCATGCAAAATGA